ACCCGGGCCGTTTCTATTCCAGAGCGCGAAACACGCCGTTCCGCGGCTGGCGGTGCGTCGGGGCGCCCTGGATGACCATCGTGGGGGGCCGGGTGGTCATGGCGGAGGGCGTCGTCGAGAGAGGGCCCTCGCGGTGAGCGCTGGACAGCGGGCGCTGCTGGCGCTGGCCGGCGGGCGGGTATTCGAGGGTGAGGCGCTGGGCGCGCCCGGAGAGGCGGTCGGCGAGGTCGTGTTCAACACCGCCATGAGCGGCTACCAGGAAGTGCTGACCGACCCGTCCTACAAGGGGCAGCTCGTCTGCATGACGGCCCCCCACATCGGGAACACCGGCGTGAACCCGGAGGACGTCGAGTCCCATCGGCCGTGGGTCGAGGGCTTCATCGTCCGCGAGGCCTCGCCGATCGCCTCGTCGTGGCGGGCGGTGGGAACCCTGGAGGCGTACCTCACCGCCCAGGGCATCGTCGGCATCCAGGGGATCGACACGCGGGCGCTGACGCGCCACCTCCGCGACCGCGGGGCGCAGGAAGGCGTCATCTCGACCGAGGACCTGGACCCGCGCAGCCTGGTGGCCAAGGCGAAGGCCTCGCCCGGGCTCGTCGGGCGGGACCTGGTGAAGGAGGTGACGTGCCCGGGCCGCTACGAGTGGACCGAGTCGGTCTGGCGGCGCGGCGCCGGCTACGCGGACGCTCCGACGCCGCGCCATCACGTGGTGGCGTACGACTCCGGGGTCAAGCGGAACATCCTCCGCCAGCTCGTCGCCCTCGGCTGTCGGGTCACGGTGCTCCCGGCCTTCGCGCCCGCCGACGAGGTGCTCGCGCTCGGCCCCGACGGCCTCTTCCTCGCCAACGGTCCCGGCGACCCGGAGGGCGTGCCCTATCTGGCCGAGGCCGTCCGGCGGCTCCTCGG
This is a stretch of genomic DNA from Candidatus Methylomirabilota bacterium. It encodes these proteins:
- the carA gene encoding glutamine-hydrolyzing carbamoyl-phosphate synthase small subunit, translated to MSAGQRALLALAGGRVFEGEALGAPGEAVGEVVFNTAMSGYQEVLTDPSYKGQLVCMTAPHIGNTGVNPEDVESHRPWVEGFIVREASPIASSWRAVGTLEAYLTAQGIVGIQGIDTRALTRHLRDRGAQEGVISTEDLDPRSLVAKAKASPGLVGRDLVKEVTCPGRYEWTESVWRRGAGYADAPTPRHHVVAYDSGVKRNILRQLVALGCRVTVLPAFAPADEVLALGPDGLFLANGPGDPEGVPYLAEAVRRLLGQLPVFGICLGHQILALALGARTYKLPFGHHGTNHPVKDLVAGRVEITSQNHGFAVDPDSCAAHGLEVTHVNLNDGTCEGMRHRSLPVFSVQYHPEASPGPHDAHYLFRRFLDLMGQSRGR